In Zobellia roscoffensis, the following are encoded in one genomic region:
- a CDS encoding ArnT family glycosyltransferase, with protein MKIKLPRIFLIILGIGFLINLLQSYFTPLIFDEAYYWHFASDMAWGYFDHPPLVAVLIKISSFFFDGELGVRFMSCILSTATLFILWCTVDLPRKKEYVIHFFVLAYSMTLLNAYGFFTLPDTPLLFFTALLLYVYKRFIESPDVLWGIIMGVTMAGLMYSKYHAALVIIFILLSNLKLVLNKYAWLSVCIALLCYVPHFIWLYDNDFVTINYHLFDRPNDPYNFTKYTLGFFVNLVAIFGLTFPWIYWGLFKTKANDKFTRALLFLVYGILIFFFLSSFNRRIQTQWIIVINIPLIVIVFRFMMENETAKKWIYRMGLVNIIIILYLRIGLVYEPMSPIYYETHGNKELAEDIKAEVGDMPLVFENSYRGASMFGFYTGNNTFSLNNESYRLNQYSIDNSEATVQHQKILYLSSRSSDADVSFTKNDRRKIYGKYIDNFESFRKLKTILEAPINFNLEQEQTFQLYNPYEFDIDLSKLKFNVAYMTDFKIVKDKLPIKPTLKDPNISTIKAKDTLTYSFKFPKPRKLNDPKYVRIGIMENRINYGINGRNTKVE; from the coding sequence ATGAAGATTAAACTACCACGAATTTTTCTGATCATACTAGGTATCGGTTTTTTAATAAACCTGCTTCAATCTTATTTCACACCACTTATTTTTGATGAGGCGTACTATTGGCACTTTGCAAGCGACATGGCATGGGGCTATTTTGACCACCCACCTTTGGTAGCCGTTCTTATTAAAATAAGCAGTTTCTTTTTTGATGGGGAATTAGGGGTTAGATTCATGAGCTGTATACTTTCTACCGCCACGTTATTTATATTATGGTGTACGGTAGACCTCCCTAGAAAAAAGGAATACGTGATACATTTTTTTGTACTGGCGTACTCTATGACGCTTTTGAACGCCTACGGTTTTTTTACGTTACCGGACACCCCTTTATTATTCTTTACGGCCTTACTATTATATGTTTACAAAAGATTTATTGAGAGCCCTGATGTACTTTGGGGTATCATCATGGGCGTAACCATGGCCGGGCTTATGTACAGTAAATACCACGCAGCCCTAGTAATCATATTCATATTACTATCTAACTTAAAGCTGGTATTGAATAAATATGCATGGCTTTCTGTTTGTATAGCTTTACTCTGCTATGTACCACATTTTATATGGTTGTACGATAATGATTTTGTCACCATAAATTATCACCTTTTTGATCGCCCCAACGACCCTTACAATTTCACAAAATATACCTTGGGCTTTTTTGTGAACCTCGTGGCGATTTTTGGACTTACTTTTCCATGGATTTATTGGGGCCTATTTAAAACCAAGGCCAATGATAAATTTACTAGGGCCTTGCTCTTTTTAGTGTATGGAATTCTAATTTTCTTCTTCTTATCCAGTTTTAACCGAAGAATACAGACGCAATGGATTATTGTGATAAATATTCCACTAATTGTTATTGTTTTCCGGTTTATGATGGAAAACGAAACTGCAAAAAAATGGATTTACAGAATGGGATTGGTCAATATAATCATCATCCTTTACCTAAGAATAGGACTCGTTTATGAACCCATGTCTCCTATTTATTATGAAACCCATGGCAATAAAGAACTTGCAGAAGATATAAAGGCTGAAGTAGGAGATATGCCCTTGGTTTTTGAAAACTCTTACAGAGGAGCATCTATGTTCGGGTTTTATACGGGAAATAATACTTTCTCTCTTAACAATGAAAGTTATAGACTTAACCAGTACTCCATTGACAACTCCGAAGCAACCGTACAACATCAAAAAATATTATATCTATCTAGTCGGTCTTCAGATGCCGATGTTAGTTTTACCAAAAACGATAGACGTAAAATATATGGTAAATACATAGACAACTTTGAATCGTTTAGGAAACTAAAGACCATTTTAGAAGCACCAATTAATTTCAATCTTGAACAAGAACAAACGTTTCAACTCTACAATCCGTATGAGTTTGACATAGACTTAAGTAAATTAAAGTTTAATGTGGCCTATATGACGGATTTTAAGATTGTAAAGGACAAATTACCCATTAAACCAACTTTAAAAGATCCTAACATTTCCACAATCAAAGCAAAGGACACACTTACCTATTCCTTTAAATTTCCGAAGCCGAGAAAATTAAACGACCCAAAATACGTTAGAATAGGTATAATGGAGAATCGTATTAATTATGGTATTAACGGAAGAAATACAAAAGTAGAGTAA
- a CDS encoding DUF4271 domain-containing protein yields the protein MEPILRTAGTADWITIILISSIVFLVLAKGLFYSRFLNFIILPFNNKYIFMYSKKEKLMNWFHIFFTIFQVINFSLFVFLARQILRGNTNDAYPFMYPIILACILGFIIVKIILQLGNGFIFGSGKTIGELIFKKLSYLNYSGIIMFLANVILAYVAQGSHVVVYIAILLILLINVIGWVTVLRNHQKFITSYFFYFILYLCALEISPFVIIGSYLKQ from the coding sequence ATGGAACCTATACTAAGAACTGCCGGCACTGCAGATTGGATTACTATAATACTCATTAGCAGCATTGTATTCTTGGTACTCGCCAAGGGGTTATTTTATAGTCGTTTTCTGAACTTTATAATACTACCGTTCAACAACAAGTATATTTTTATGTATAGTAAAAAAGAAAAGTTGATGAACTGGTTTCACATATTTTTCACCATTTTTCAGGTTATCAATTTTTCACTTTTTGTTTTCTTGGCCAGACAAATATTAAGAGGTAATACAAATGATGCTTACCCCTTCATGTACCCTATTATTTTAGCTTGTATTTTGGGCTTTATCATCGTAAAAATAATCTTACAACTAGGCAATGGGTTCATTTTTGGCTCAGGAAAGACTATCGGCGAACTTATTTTTAAGAAATTATCATACTTAAATTACAGCGGAATCATCATGTTCTTAGCTAACGTAATACTGGCCTACGTAGCGCAGGGCTCGCATGTAGTCGTATATATTGCCATACTTTTAATTCTTCTAATTAATGTAATTGGGTGGGTAACAGTGTTAAGGAATCACCAAAAATTCATCACTTCCTACTTTTTCTATTTTATTTTGTACCTTTGCGCTCTCGAAATTTCCCCGTTTGTTATCATTGGCAGTTATCTTAAACAATAG